Within the Burkholderia ubonensis genome, the region CTTCGTGCCGGGGCCCGCGCGCGTGACGAGCGTCTTCATCTGCTTCGGCGTCAGGTTCTGCGCCTCGTCGATGATCAGGTACTTGTCGACGAACGTGCGGCCGCGCATGAAGTTCATGCTCTTGACCTTCAGGCGCGAGCGGATCAGTTCCTGCGTCGCCGCGCGGCCCCATTCGCCGGCTGCGTCGTCGGTCTTCTGCAGCACCTCGAGGTTGTCGTCGAATGCGCCCATCCACGGCTGCATCTTCTCTTCCTCGGTGCCGGGCAGGAAGCCGATGTCCTCGCCGACCGGCACGGTCGCGCGCGTCACGATGATCTCGTTGTAGCGCTTGTCGTCGAGCACCTGCGCGAGGCCCGCCGCGAGCGCGACGAGCGTCTTGCCGGTGCCGGCCTGGCCGAGCAGCGTGACGAAGTCGATCTCCGGATTCATCAGCAGGTTCAGCGCGAAGTTCTGCTCGCGGTTGCGCGCGGTGATCCCCCACACGTTGTTCTTGTGGTGGCTGTAGTCGCGCAGCGTCTGCAGGAGCGCCGTCTTGCCGTTCAGTTCGCGCACGAGCGCATGGAACGTCGGCTCGCCGTTCTGCGGTTCGAGATAGACGAACTCGTTGACCAGCATCGACGTGACGAGCGGGCCGGTCACGCGGTAGTACGTGGTGCCCGTCTTCGTGTCCTGCCAGCTTTCCATGCCCTTCGCGTGGCGGGTCCAGAAATCCTGCGGCAGCTCGCGCACGCCGGTGTAGAGGAGATCCTTGTCCTCGAGCACCTGGTCGTTGAAGTAGTCTTCGGCGGGCAGGCCGAGCGCGTGCGCCTTGATCCGCATGTTGATGTCTTTCGACACCAGCACGACCTGGCGGTCCGGCCGGTCGCGCTGCAGCGCGCGCACGACGCCGAGGATCTGGTTGTCGGCCTTGCCTTGCGGCAGGCCCTCGACGGGCGGAATGTTGGTGAGCGTCGTCTGGAAGTACAGGCGGCCGAGCGCCTCGCGGCTGCCGAGGCGCGCCAGCGGAATGCCGTTCGTGATCGGGCCCGCGTCGGCGACGAGCGCATCGAGCGTGCGGCTGACCTGGCGCGCGTTGCGCGCGACTTCCGACATCCCCTTCTTGTGATTGTCGAGTTCCTCGAGCGTCATCATCGGCAGATAGACGTCGTGTTCCTCGAAACGGAAGAGGCTGCTCGGATCGTGCATCAGCACGTTCGTGTCGAGCACGAACAGCTTCTGCATCTCGGCTTCGGCGGCCTTGCGGCCGCGCGACCTGGCGGCCGCGCCGGCTTCGCTCGCGGCGGCCGCGACCGGTTTTGTGGCGGCGGGTTTCTCTGCGCGCGCGAGCGGCGCGGCGGGCTCCGCGGGCGTCGGCACGGGCTGCAGCAGCGCGGCCGTCTGCTTGGTCTTGCGGCTGCGCGCGGGCGCGCTCGCGGCTTCAGGCGCCGACGCGACCGCACGCAGCTGTGCGGCGGTGTTGGCGGCTTGCGTCATCGGTTGGGCCACGCTAGCCGGGCCGTAGTCGGCGGCCGTGGAAACGTCCCCGTCGGCGGATTTCTTTGCGGCTTTGGTCGGCCGCGCTTTCGCCTTGTATTCGTCGGGCGGCAGCAGGCTGCCGAGCTTGCTGGGGGGGGTAGGCAAAGGCATGGTGTCCCTCGGGAGGAATCGTGTCGCTGGGGTGCGCCGCTGATCGCATCCTGCTGCGTGACGAACACGCGTGCGGTTTGCGCGCGGTGGCGCACATGAATTTCGTTTAGCCGGTTCGCCTAAGTGTCGGTCAACTCCTTGACGGGGTGAAAGGGCCGGACCGAGTGCCGGCGCGCAGACCATAAAAAAAGCCGCTGCCCCGTCGACCGGGACATGCGGCTCGGCTGATACCGTCGTGATGCGCGTCAGGTGCCGGAAAGCATCGCTACGAGCACCGGCGCAGCTACGAGAAATATGGGGCGGACTGGCATTCATTGCGGCCCAATATAGCGCGCCTCAAAGCGCTTGTACAGCACCTAGCACGTCGTCCACGTGACCCGGCACCTTGATGCCGCGCCATGCCTGGCGAAGCACGCCGTCGGCGTCGATCAGGAACGTCGAGCGCTCGATGCCGCGCACTTCCTTGCCATACATTTTCTTCATCTTGATGACATCGAACAGCGTGCACAGCGCTTCGTCGGCATCGGAAATCAATGCGAACGGCAGCTCGAGCTTTGCCTTGAAATTGTCATGCGAACGCAGGCTGTCGCGCGACACGCCGACGATTTCCGCGCCGGCCTTCTTGAACTTCGGATAGAGATCGCGGAACTGCAGCCCCTCGGTCGTGCAGCCGGGCGTGTTGTCCTTCGGATAGAAATACAGCACGAGCTTCTTGCCCCGCAGGTCGGACAGCGAAAGATCGCCGCCGGTGGCCGGTGCGGTGAAATCGGGAACTTGACGGTCAACTTCGACGGACACGTGTTTCTCCTGTTGTTATGGGAGGGCGCCTTGGCGACGGCGCGCGTGGGTGACGGCGCGATCGCGTCGCCGCGCAGGGAAGGGCGCGGTGGCGGCCGCGTTGACGGGCAGGCGCATGGCGTCGCCTGCCCGCATGGATCAGTCGGGCTGGACGATCAGCTCGCCCGACCGGCCCGGAATCTCGCCCCACGTGACAGGGTACGATGGCAGCGTGTCGCGGTCCAGCGTCGCGTGATAGTCGCCCATCGTCGCGAACGTATGGCCTTGCGCACGCCAGCCGGCGAGCAGCTGCTCGAACACCGGCGCGAGCTTCTGGCCTTCCAGCTCCGCATGCAGCGTGAAGACCTGGTCGTGCGGATTGGTTTCGGTGAACGTGAGGATATGCGCGGCGACGTTGTGCGTATCGACGCCGTCGATGCCGAGCACTTCGTCGAGCGTCGGCAGCGTCGTCGGCATCTGCACGTGCGCGAGCGTCCTGCCGCCGACGACCGGCAGGTACGGCGAATGGCCGCGGCCGTCGGACGCATAGCGCATGCCCCACGCGTCGATCTGCTCGAATGCCGCGTCGTTCATCTGCCAGCCCGCCGCGCCGTGCGTGACGGGCGGCGCGCCGAAGATCTCGACGAAGCGCGCGTGGCTTTTCTGCATCTCACGCGCGGTCCAGTCGCGGTCGCGCGCGCGCACGTTGTCCTGCCAGTACACGTGATCCCACGTGTGGATCCCGCATTCGAAGCCGGCCTCGTGGATCGCGCGCATGTCGGCGATCGCGCGGCGGCCGATGTCGGGGCCCGGCAGCAGCACGCCGTACATCAGCTGCTTCACGCCGTAATGCTCGACCACCGACGTGCGCGACACCTTCTTCAGGAACCCCGGACGGAACACGCGCCGCAGCGCCCAGCCGGTATGGTCGGGCCCGAGGCTGAAGAGGAAGGTCGCGCGCGCGCTGAAGCGGTCGAAAATGCGCGCGAGGTTCGGCACGCCTTCGCGCGTGCCGCGCAGCGTGTCGACGTCGATCTTGAGGACGATGCGAGCCAAGCGTGCGTCCCGCTTCAGCCTTGCTGCTCGACGAGCGCGCGTGCGTCGGCGACGTGGCCGCGATACGCCTCGAAGATCTTGCGCAGCGCTTCGTCGAACGTCGATTGCGGCGCCCAGCCGAGCTCCTGCATCGTGTTGTCGATCTTCGGCACGCGGTTCTGCACGTCCTGGTAGCCCTTGCCGTAGTACGCGCCCGACGTGGTCTCGACGAGATTCACGTTCTTCGCGGAATCGGCGTATTCGGGGAACTCGGCGGCGAGCTCGAGCATCTTGTGCGCGAGTTCGCGCACCGAGAAGTTATTCTTTGGATTCCCGATGTTGTAGATCTTGCCCGACGCGACGCCGTTCGGGTTCTCGATGATCTTCATCAGCGCGCTGATGCCGTCGTCGATGTCGGTGAACGCGCGCTTCTGCGAGCCGCCGTCGACGAGGCTGATGTTCTCGCCGCGCACGATGTGGCCGAGGAATTGCGTGACGACGCGCGAGCTGCCTTCCTTCGGCGTGTAGATCGAGTCGAGGCCCGGGCCGATCCAGTTGAACGGGCGGAACAGCGTGAAGTTCAGGCCTTCCATCCCGTAGCCCCAGATCACGCGGTCCATCAGCTGCTTCGAGCACGCGTAGATCCAGCGCGGCTTGTTGATCGGGCCGTAGGTGAGGGCGGAGTTGTCCGGGTCGAACTGCTCGTCCGTGCACATCCCGTAGACCTCGGAGGTCGACGGGAACACGAGGTGCTTGCCGTACTTCACGGCCGAGCGCACGATCGGCAGGTTCGCCTCGAAGTCGAGCTCGAACACGCGCAGCGGCTGCTGCACGTAGGTCGCCGGCGTCGCGATCGCGACGAGCGGCAGGATCACGTCGCACTTCTTCACGTGATACTCGACCCACTCCTTGTTGATCGTGATGTCGCCCTCGAAGAAATGCATCCGCTCGTGGTTGACGAGATCGCCGAGCCGATCGGTCTGCATGTCCATGCCGAACACTTCCCAATCGGTGGTTTCAAGAATGCGTTTCGACAGGTGATGGCCGATGAAGCCGTTCACACCCAGGATCAGGACTTTTTTTGCTTTCATGAATGACGGGAAGAATGAATGAACTGCGCGAATTCCGCGGGCGTCACGACGGTTTCGCTGCCGTCGCGCTGTTGCCACAGCTCGAGAATGGATATGGCGCGGCTGTCGCCGCAGACGCCGAATAGCACATTATCGCTTACGTGCAGGCCGGGCGGCAAATCCGCCGCCGCCGCGGCGGCCGGGCTGCCGGGCGCCGCGACGCGCGCGCGCGCGACCACGAAGCGCGCGCCGTTCAGGTCGGTGAACGCGCCCGGATACGGGGGCGCGACCGCGCGGATCAGGTTATAGACTTGCGCGGCGG harbors:
- a CDS encoding polysaccharide deacetylase family protein, with the protein product MARIVLKIDVDTLRGTREGVPNLARIFDRFSARATFLFSLGPDHTGWALRRVFRPGFLKKVSRTSVVEHYGVKQLMYGVLLPGPDIGRRAIADMRAIHEAGFECGIHTWDHVYWQDNVRARDRDWTAREMQKSHARFVEIFGAPPVTHGAAGWQMNDAAFEQIDAWGMRYASDGRGHSPYLPVVGGRTLAHVQMPTTLPTLDEVLGIDGVDTHNVAAHILTFTETNPHDQVFTLHAELEGQKLAPVFEQLLAGWRAQGHTFATMGDYHATLDRDTLPSYPVTWGEIPGRSGELIVQPD
- a CDS encoding peroxiredoxin is translated as MSVEVDRQVPDFTAPATGGDLSLSDLRGKKLVLYFYPKDNTPGCTTEGLQFRDLYPKFKKAGAEIVGVSRDSLRSHDNFKAKLELPFALISDADEALCTLFDVIKMKKMYGKEVRGIERSTFLIDADGVLRQAWRGIKVPGHVDDVLGAVQAL
- a CDS encoding bifunctional UDP-4-keto-pentose/UDP-xylose synthase, yielding MKAKKVLILGVNGFIGHHLSKRILETTDWEVFGMDMQTDRLGDLVNHERMHFFEGDITINKEWVEYHVKKCDVILPLVAIATPATYVQQPLRVFELDFEANLPIVRSAVKYGKHLVFPSTSEVYGMCTDEQFDPDNSALTYGPINKPRWIYACSKQLMDRVIWGYGMEGLNFTLFRPFNWIGPGLDSIYTPKEGSSRVVTQFLGHIVRGENISLVDGGSQKRAFTDIDDGISALMKIIENPNGVASGKIYNIGNPKNNFSVRELAHKMLELAAEFPEYADSAKNVNLVETTSGAYYGKGYQDVQNRVPKIDNTMQELGWAPQSTFDEALRKIFEAYRGHVADARALVEQQG
- a CDS encoding PhoH family protein, coding for MPLPTPPSKLGSLLPPDEYKAKARPTKAAKKSADGDVSTAADYGPASVAQPMTQAANTAAQLRAVASAPEAASAPARSRKTKQTAALLQPVPTPAEPAAPLARAEKPAATKPVAAAASEAGAAARSRGRKAAEAEMQKLFVLDTNVLMHDPSSLFRFEEHDVYLPMMTLEELDNHKKGMSEVARNARQVSRTLDALVADAGPITNGIPLARLGSREALGRLYFQTTLTNIPPVEGLPQGKADNQILGVVRALQRDRPDRQVVLVSKDINMRIKAHALGLPAEDYFNDQVLEDKDLLYTGVRELPQDFWTRHAKGMESWQDTKTGTTYYRVTGPLVTSMLVNEFVYLEPQNGEPTFHALVRELNGKTALLQTLRDYSHHKNNVWGITARNREQNFALNLLMNPEIDFVTLLGQAGTGKTLVALAAGLAQVLDDKRYNEIIVTRATVPVGEDIGFLPGTEEEKMQPWMGAFDDNLEVLQKTDDAAGEWGRAATQELIRSRLKVKSMNFMRGRTFVDKYLIIDEAQNLTPKQMKTLVTRAGPGTKIVCLGNIAQIDTPYLTEGSSGLTYVVDRFKGWGHSGHVTLARGERSRLADYASDIL